The Vulpes vulpes isolate BD-2025 chromosome 8, VulVul3, whole genome shotgun sequence genome has a window encoding:
- the TIGAR gene encoding fructose-2,6-bisphosphatase TIGAR, protein MTRFALTVVRHGETRFNKEKIIQGQGVDEPLSETGFKQAAAAGIFLNNVKFTHVFSSDLMRTKQTVRGILEKSKVCKDLTVKYDPRLRERKYGVAEGKALSELRAMAKAAGEECPVFTPPGGETLDQVKMRGKDFFDILCQLILREASQNEQCSQGAPSNSLETSLAEIFPLGKTCAPESNSDSAAPGLVANVLVVSHGAYMKSLFNYFLTDLKCSLPTTLNKSEFMLVSPNTGISLFIINFEEGREVKPTVQCVCMYLQDHLNGVTDTH, encoded by the exons GACAAGGAGTAGATGAGCCCCTTTCAGAAACTGGATTTAAacaagctgctgctgctggcatATTTCTTAATAATGTGAAGTTTACTCATGTTTTCTCCAGTGACCTCATGAGGACAAAGCAG acTGTGCGTGGGATTTTGGAGAAAAGCAAAGTTTGCAAAGATTTGACAGTAAAGTATGATCCAAGACTTCGAGAAAGA AAATATGGGGTTGCAGAAGGCAAGGCCCTAAGTGAGCTAAGGGCAATGGCCAAAGCAGCTGGGGAAGAATGCCCTGTATTCACACCACCTGGAGGAGAGACCTTAGACCAG GTGAAAATGCGTGGAAAAGACTTTTTCGATATTCTCTGTCAACTGATCCTGCGAGAAGCGAGTCAAAATGAACAGTGTTCCCAAGGAGCTCCAAGCAACTCTCTAGAAACTTCTCTAGCAGAGATATTTCCTTTAGGAAAAACGTGTGCCCCTGAATCTAATTCAGACAGTGCTGCACCAGGATTAGTCGCCAATGTCTTAGTTGTTAGTCACGGCGCTTACATGAAAAGcctgtttaattattttctaactgACCTTAAGTGTTCCTTACCCACAACTCTGAACAAATCCGAATTTATGTTGGTCAGTCCCAATACAGGGATTAGTCTCTTTATCATAAACtttgaggaaggaagagaagtgaaGCCAACAGTTCAGTGTGTTTGTATGTACCTACAGGATCATCTGAATGGAGTGACCGACACTCACTAA